The following is a genomic window from Apodemus sylvaticus chromosome 10, mApoSyl1.1, whole genome shotgun sequence.
gcagggaggggcagAAAGCGCTGTCCTACGACTGCAGGTTGACCTTATGGCTAGATGTGCGAGATGGCGCAGGAACTGGGGACCAGCCGTAGGGTCTGAGCCCTGCTCCCCTGGCAGATGTTAACCTAGAGCTCTACCAGTGAGCCGGAGCCCAGGCACATGCCGAGAGTTCAAAGAGAGCAGGAGCTGACCCCAGTCTTGGGACTTTAGAGATATCCTCGGCTAGTAGTGGGCATCAGGCTGTAGAGTCTGGAGGACCCTGACAAGCCCTCCTGGGCTCCAGGCTCCCTCTTCAGGAATTCTCATCCATCAGTCCATCCAGTCCAGCACCTCCCAGCCTGCTACATGTGGCTGCCATCTAAAGGATTCTTTTGGCCACGGCAGCAGAGCTTCAGGGTAGGAGAGGCCAGTTTGGAGGGTGGAGAGTCTAAGAGTCAGGGCTTTACCATGACTTCATTAAGCAGGCTCTTTCCcaccctgcctcctcctgccacAGTAATTAGGCTGGGGGTTGCCATGGTAACTGGGGAGGTGACCTAGAAAGGAATTAGGGCGGGGAGGAGACCAAGCCCCCAGGGACCCTAAGGCCTGGCACCCCTCACCCACAGACTAGGGTGCCATGTGGAGCTGAGGCCCAAGCCTGAGTCTGAGGAGACGCCAGGGCCCTCCCAGCACCTCCAGTCCTGGTCCCAGCCATAGTCCGCTCTTCCCAGAAGCAGGGAGGAgactggttgtgtgtgtgcagaagccCTGAGAAGGGCCACTTCCTACCCTTGGCCTCTGTTGGGCTTCTTGGAAAGTGTGCCCAACATTTGGTGAGGTGCTTGGACTCATGCTGGCCAATGATGAGGAGGGACCTTCCTCTAGGCttagctggggagggagggaggggaatccGGTCTTGCCCCCCGCCAGGGATGTTAGTGACAAGTCCCCTGAgctccaggctgctcctcagaaGGCCTGGGAGCTCCAAAGTGCTGCTTCTGGTCTGACTGTGTCCTTGTCCCCCCATCTCCCGGCCCACCTGCCACCCCCTCCCCTCGCAGATATCCGGGACTCTGGGAAGAAACCGGTCATGCTGTTTCTACACGGCGGCTCCTACATGGAAGGCACCGGGAACATGTTTGACGGCTCGGTCCTGGCTGCCTATGGCAATGTCATCGTAGCCACACTCAACTACCGTCTTGGGGTGCTCGGTGAGGGTGGGCAGCCAACTTTTGGGGGGCAAAGTCTGGGAAGCCGTCCTGGTGGGCAGGGTCCTCCCAAGTACGCCAGAATACCGGACAGACCTATACTGCATTAAGCCCCTAGCTGAGGATGCTGTAACACCTCCAGGAAGCACCCTTCTTCTACCCCTAGGTTTCCTCAGCACTGGTGACCAGGCTGCAAAAGGCAACTATGGGCTCCTGGACCAGATCCAGGCCCTGCGCTGGCTCAGTGAGAACATTGCCCACTTTGGAGGTGACCCCGAGCGCATCACTATCTTTGGGTCTGGGGCAGGCGCCTCCTGTGTCAACTTGCTGATCCTCTCCCACCATTCAGAAGGTACCAGCAGCCTCCCCACCTGCCTCCCCTTCCCAAACCCTACCAAtcctctccttctcttagctGATAACAGCCTAGCCTGAGGTCTGCTTGTCCCACCAGGACTGTTCCAGAAGGCCATTGCTCAAAGTGGCACTGCCATTTCTAGCTGGTCTGTCAACTACCAGCCGCTCAAGTACACGCGGCTGCTGGCAGCCAAAGTGGGCTGTGACCGAGAGGACAGCACTGAAGCTGTGGAGTGTCTACGCCGGAAGCCTTCCCGGGAGCTAGTGGACCAGGATGTGCAGCCTGCCCGGTATGGGGGTGGGAGAGGACTAGGTCCAGGTCTCTGCTTTCCTAACTGGTTCCAAGGAGGCTGAGGTGAGAGGCCCTTAGAGGTAGTCTACCTGGGCAAggagaagagggcttcagatacCCCGAGTAGCTGTCTGTTAGCAGTctcctttatgtggaggtcatcaCACCACATAGATCAAGCACAGGGTTCCCCATAATTCTTTAGGAGGATATCCAGGGGGGCCAAAATACCCCGAAGGACTGACTCTATGAGTCTTCAGGTCATGGAAAAAGGTCTTCTAGCTAGAGGGAGGTACCTCTGTGTGGCTTAGGAGAGCACAGGCCCTCAGGAGGCCACAACTGGAGGATGCTGAGACCTTGCCCCTTTCTCCCCAGCTACCACATTGCCTTTGGGCCAGTGGTGGACGGCGACGTAGTCCCTGATGACCCTGAGATCCTCATGCAACAGGGGGAATTCCTCAACTACGACATGCTCATCGGTGTCAACCAGGGAGAGGGTCTCAAGTTTGTGGAGGACTCTGCAGAGAGTGAAGACGGTGTATCCGCCAGCGCCTTCGACTTCACCGTCTCCAACTTCGTGGACAACTTGTATGGGTATCCGGAAGGCAAGGATGTGCTTCGAGAGACCATCAAGTTCATGTATACGGACTGGGCTGACCGGGACAATGGCGAGATGCGGCGTAAGACCCTGCTGGCACTCTTCACTGACCACCAGTGGGTGGCCCCAGCTGTGGCCACTGCCAAGCTACATGCTGACTACCAGTCCCCTGTCTACTTTTACACGTtttaccaccactgccaggctgaggGCCGGCCAGAGTGGGCAGATGCAGCGCACGGGGATGAGCTGCCCTACGTCTTTGGTGTGCCCATGGTGGGCGCCACTGACCTCTTCCCCTGCAACTTCTCCAAGAATGATGTCATGCTCAGCGCAGTAGTCATGACCTACTGGACCAACTTCGCCAAGACTGGGTGAGGGCCAGAGGGCCTAGTGGGGCTGGGTGGGGCGCCCTTGTAGGTTGAGGTACCCTTGCCTGCCTCTGCgggttcttcctcctcccttcccgcACTAGGCCATCATTCCTCTAGGAAGACCCAGGCTCTTACGGAGGCAAACCTCTGAACACCTTTGTCTTGAGCACTGAGGGGGTTGGAGACTCGTTAGTGTAAGAAAGGGCCCTGTCTTTTCTAGGGGTAGGCTTTCTCAGGTAGCCTTCATGCGACTGTTGTCTGTCCAGCTTGGTCTACGTCTAAGTATAGAGAgtttctgtctgtcactgtgtctctgtctctttgctgAGGGCCACTGGCTTCTCTGCCCTCTTTGGTTTTCATCTCTTGGTTGCTCTCACCAGAACTGTCTTCCTGACCCTGGCTGTGTGTCACGTGCTTATCTCCATTTCTCAGCGCTGTGTCACCAGATATCTTTTCAGACttcatctctgtctttctctgtgtctctctctgtctgtctctctgtctctctctgtggtgtgtgtgtgtgtgtgtgtgtgtgtgtgtgtgtctggcagGGCCTCACTATCTAGCTCAGGCCAACCCTTTCTtatgcctcttaagtgctgggattgtaggcatgctccactatgtctaACCTTTTCTAGATGTAGGTGTTTCCTGGTCTCTAAATCTCggacctctccctcccctctgagACTCCATCCTCCTTCCGAGCCTCACCCTCACTCCTTTCCTTGCCCTCCTGTGCCCACAGTGACCCCAACCAGCCTGTGCCACAGGACACCAAGTTCATCCACACCAAGCCCAACCGCTTTGAAGAGGTAGTGTGGAGCAAGTTCAACAGTAAGGAAAAGCAGTACCTGCACATAGGCTTGAAACCGCGTGTGCGCGACAACTACCGTGCCAACAAGGTGGCCTTCTGGCTGGAGCTCGTGCCCCACCTGCACAACCTGCACACAGAgttcttcaccaccaccaccacgcgcCTGCCTCCCTATGCCACACGCTGGCCACCTCGCACACCCGGTCCCGGCACTTCCGGCACACGCCGTCCTCCCCCACCCGCCACTCTGCCACCTGAGTCTGATATTGACCTAGGCCCAAGGGCCTATGACCGCTTCCCCGGTGACTCGAGGGACTATTCCACGGAGCTAAGCGTAACTGTGGCAGTGGgagcctccctcctcttcctcaacaTCCTTGCCTTTGCCGCTCTCTACTACAAGCGGGACCGGCGCCAGGAGCTGCGGTGCAGACGGCTCAGCCCACCAGGAGGCTCAGGCTCAGGTGTGCCTGGTGGGGGCCCCCTGCTTCCCACTGCTGGCCGCGAGCTACCCCCCGAGGAGGAGCTGGTATCGCTGCAGCTCAAGCGGGGTGGTGGTGTTGGGGCGGACCCTGCTGAGGCCCTGCGCCCTGCCTGTCCACCCGACTATACCCTGGCCTTGCGCCGGGCACCGGACGATGTGCCTCTCTTGGCCCCGGGGGCCCTGACCCTGCTGCCTAGTGGCCTGgggcctccacccccacccccacctccttctctccatccctttgggcccttcccaccaccaccccctacTGCTACCAGCCACAACAACACGCTACCCCATCCCCACTCCACCACTCGGGTATAGGGGGCGGCTTGGGGAGGTCTGCCTCCCGAGCCCTCCCGAGCCCAGGCCATGTGAAGGCAGGGAGGAGAACTCAGCACCGGGCTTTACCCCTGTGGATTTGTCAAACTTCGTGGAGCAATGTTAAGGTGGACATGAGATTCCTCACTGGGAAGAGAGTTTTTCCCATGCAGAGAGCCCTGTTATCTCCTCTGGACCTGGGCCTTTGAACACCTGGGGGGTATTTTCTACCCTCCATTGGGACACCAGACTTCGGTGTGTGGAAATGTGAAGTCTTTTTGCCCATGTGGAGACATGTTTTCCCATGTGCAGGGTgaggtttgtttgggttttttttgttttgttttgttttgttttttgtttgtttgtttttggttttttggttttgtttttgttttctgcccTGGACACATGTTGGCCTCCTCAAAGAATTTCTGCGGGGATTTGCACCCCATGCCTTTGCCTTCTCCTCCCCGTCCAACTCCCTGGAGACCCTGGAAGTGATGTGTGCACATACGGTGACCCTTGGCCACCAGACAATACAGGGTGGCACCTGGGGAGCAGCAAGGAAATCACAGGCCCCCTGGA
Proteins encoded in this region:
- the Nlgn2 gene encoding neuroligin-2 isoform X1; protein product: MWLLALCLVGLAGAQRGGGGPGGGAPGGPGLGLGSLGEERFPVVNTAYGRVRGVRRELNNEILGPVVQFLGVPYATPPLGARRFQPPEAPASWPGVRNATTLPPACPQNLHGALPAIMLPVWFTDNLEAAATYVQNQSEDCLYLNLYVPTEDGPLTKKRDEATLNPPDTDIRDSGKKPVMLFLHGGSYMEGTGNMFDGSVLAAYGNVIVATLNYRLGVLGFLSTGDQAAKGNYGLLDQIQALRWLSENIAHFGGDPERITIFGSGAGASCVNLLILSHHSEGLFQKAIAQSGTAISSWSVNYQPLKYTRLLAAKVGCDREDSTEAVECLRRKPSRELVDQDVQPARYHIAFGPVVDGDVVPDDPEILMQQGEFLNYDMLIGVNQGEGLKFVEDSAESEDGVSASAFDFTVSNFVDNLYGYPEGKDVLRETIKFMYTDWADRDNGEMRRKTLLALFTDHQWVAPAVATAKLHADYQSPVYFYTFYHHCQAEGRPEWADAAHGDELPYVFGVPMVGATDLFPCNFSKNDVMLSAVVMTYWTNFAKTGDPNQPVPQDTKFIHTKPNRFEEVVWSKFNSKEKQYLHIGLKPRVRDNYRANKVAFWLELVPHLHNLHTEFFTTTTTRLPPYATRWPPRTPGPGTSGTRRPPPPATLPPESDIDLGPRAYDRFPGDSRDYSTELSVTVAVGASLLFLNILAFAALYYKRDRRQELRCRRLSPPGGSGSGVPGGGPLLPTAGRELPPEEELVSLQLKRGGGVGADPAEALRPACPPDYTLALRRAPDDVPLLAPGALTLLPSGLGPPPPPPPPSLHPFGPFPPPPPTATSHNNTLPHPHSTTRV
- the Nlgn2 gene encoding neuroligin-2 isoform X3, giving the protein MLPVWFTDNLEAAATYVQNQSEDCLYLNLYVPTEDGPLTKKRDEATLNPPDTDIRDSGKKPVMLFLHGGSYMEGTGNMFDGSVLAAYGNVIVATLNYRLGVLGFLSTGDQAAKGNYGLLDQIQALRWLSENIAHFGGDPERITIFGSGAGASCVNLLILSHHSEGLFQKAIAQSGTAISSWSVNYQPLKYTRLLAAKVGCDREDSTEAVECLRRKPSRELVDQDVQPARYHIAFGPVVDGDVVPDDPEILMQQGEFLNYDMLIGVNQGEGLKFVEDSAESEDGVSASAFDFTVSNFVDNLYGYPEGKDVLRETIKFMYTDWADRDNGEMRRKTLLALFTDHQWVAPAVATAKLHADYQSPVYFYTFYHHCQAEGRPEWADAAHGDELPYVFGVPMVGATDLFPCNFSKNDVMLSAVVMTYWTNFAKTGDPNQPVPQDTKFIHTKPNRFEEVVWSKFNSKEKQYLHIGLKPRVRDNYRANKVAFWLELVPHLHNLHTEFFTTTTTRLPPYATRWPPRTPGPGTSGTRRPPPPATLPPESDIDLGPRAYDRFPGDSRDYSTELSVTVAVGASLLFLNILAFAALYYKRDRRQELRCRRLSPPGGSGSGVPGGGPLLPTAGRELPPEEELVSLQLKRGGGVGADPAEALRPACPPDYTLALRRAPDDVPLLAPGALTLLPSGLGPPPPPPPPSLHPFGPFPPPPPTATSHNNTLPHPHSTTRV
- the Nlgn2 gene encoding neuroligin-2 isoform X2, coding for MWLLALCLVGLAGAQRGGGGPGGGAPGGPGLGLGSLGEERFPVVNTAYGRVRGVRRELNNEILGPVVQFLGVPYATPPLGARRFQPPEAPASWPGVRNATTLPPACPQNLHGALPAIMLPVWFTDNLEAAATYVQNQSEDCLYLNLYVPTEDDIRDSGKKPVMLFLHGGSYMEGTGNMFDGSVLAAYGNVIVATLNYRLGVLGFLSTGDQAAKGNYGLLDQIQALRWLSENIAHFGGDPERITIFGSGAGASCVNLLILSHHSEGLFQKAIAQSGTAISSWSVNYQPLKYTRLLAAKVGCDREDSTEAVECLRRKPSRELVDQDVQPARYHIAFGPVVDGDVVPDDPEILMQQGEFLNYDMLIGVNQGEGLKFVEDSAESEDGVSASAFDFTVSNFVDNLYGYPEGKDVLRETIKFMYTDWADRDNGEMRRKTLLALFTDHQWVAPAVATAKLHADYQSPVYFYTFYHHCQAEGRPEWADAAHGDELPYVFGVPMVGATDLFPCNFSKNDVMLSAVVMTYWTNFAKTGDPNQPVPQDTKFIHTKPNRFEEVVWSKFNSKEKQYLHIGLKPRVRDNYRANKVAFWLELVPHLHNLHTEFFTTTTTRLPPYATRWPPRTPGPGTSGTRRPPPPATLPPESDIDLGPRAYDRFPGDSRDYSTELSVTVAVGASLLFLNILAFAALYYKRDRRQELRCRRLSPPGGSGSGVPGGGPLLPTAGRELPPEEELVSLQLKRGGGVGADPAEALRPACPPDYTLALRRAPDDVPLLAPGALTLLPSGLGPPPPPPPPSLHPFGPFPPPPPTATSHNNTLPHPHSTTRV